The following proteins come from a genomic window of Edaphobacter sp. 4G125:
- the rfbH gene encoding lipopolysaccharide biosynthesis protein RfbH, which produces MIEKATALRKQILELTAQFHAEMFPQKDFVPGSSVVPVSGKVIGPDDICSVVDSALDGWFTTGRFAKDFERKLARFFGVRFASLVNSGSSANLVALSALTSPKLGDRRLKPGDEVITVAAGFPTTVNPILQNRLIPVFLDVTLPTLEIDVTRLEEAHSPKTKAVMIAHTLGNVFNLDAITAFCNKYNLWLIEDCCDALGSTYRGQSVGTFGDIATVSFYPAHHITMGEGGAVLTNKPLLQVLIDSFRDWGRDCWCEPGVDNTCGKRFDWQLGALPCGYDHKYTYSHIGYNLKATDMQAALGVSQIAKLPHFIERRKENFAYLKAALKPLEEFLMLPAASENSDPSWFGFPIGIKEEAPFTRDQLTGALEAHKIGTRLLFAGNLLRQPAYKGYEYRVVGTLTNTDFVMNRVFWIGIYPGLTKPMLDFIAQTMTHFIVTLNEFRVL; this is translated from the coding sequence ATGATTGAAAAAGCAACAGCGCTGCGAAAACAGATTCTCGAATTAACTGCACAATTTCACGCGGAGATGTTTCCGCAGAAAGATTTTGTCCCGGGCTCATCGGTAGTACCCGTATCAGGGAAGGTGATTGGACCGGACGACATTTGTTCGGTCGTCGACTCTGCGCTGGACGGATGGTTTACAACCGGTCGATTCGCCAAGGACTTCGAACGTAAGCTGGCACGCTTTTTCGGGGTCCGGTTTGCCTCGCTCGTGAACTCCGGATCTTCTGCAAATCTGGTGGCACTAAGCGCGCTCACCTCACCGAAACTTGGGGATCGACGGCTGAAACCCGGCGATGAGGTAATCACGGTTGCCGCTGGCTTTCCGACCACGGTCAATCCTATTCTGCAAAATCGTCTGATCCCGGTTTTTCTCGATGTAACACTACCAACTCTCGAGATCGATGTAACCCGATTAGAAGAGGCGCACAGCCCAAAGACCAAAGCAGTGATGATCGCTCATACCCTTGGCAATGTCTTCAACCTCGATGCGATTACCGCGTTCTGCAATAAATATAACCTGTGGCTCATCGAAGACTGCTGCGATGCCTTGGGATCAACCTACAGAGGCCAGAGCGTGGGAACCTTCGGTGATATTGCCACTGTTAGCTTTTATCCAGCCCATCACATCACGATGGGTGAGGGTGGAGCAGTGTTGACCAACAAACCCCTTTTGCAAGTATTGATCGACTCATTTCGCGATTGGGGACGGGACTGCTGGTGTGAGCCTGGAGTAGACAATACCTGCGGAAAGCGGTTCGATTGGCAACTTGGTGCATTACCTTGTGGATACGACCATAAATACACATACTCTCATATTGGCTACAATCTAAAAGCCACGGATATGCAGGCAGCTCTGGGTGTCTCACAAATCGCCAAGCTGCCTCACTTCATCGAGCGTCGCAAAGAAAACTTCGCCTATCTGAAAGCCGCGCTGAAACCTCTGGAGGAGTTTCTCATGCTTCCGGCTGCCAGTGAAAATTCAGATCCGAGTTGGTTTGGATTCCCCATCGGTATCAAGGAAGAAGCTCCCTTTACCCGGGACCAGCTGACTGGAGCGCTGGAGGCCCACAAGATCGGCACGAGGCTATTATTTGCAGGAAACCTGTTGCGTCAGCCGGCCTACAAAGGATACGAGTACCGGGTAGTCGGAACACTTACCAATACCGACTTTGTAATGAACCGCGTCTTCTGGATCGGGATATACCCCGGTCTAACGAAACCAATGCTCGACTTCATTGCTCAGACGATGACGCATTTCATTGTGACGCTTAATGAGTTCAGGGTACTTTAA
- the rfbF gene encoding glucose-1-phosphate cytidylyltransferase yields the protein MKAVILAGGLGTRISEETSVRPKPMVEIGGLPILWHILKLYSTHGINDFIICCGYKGYVIKEYFANYFLHTSNVTFDMKDNKMTVHGSLAEPWRVTLVDTGDATGTGGRLKRIAPYVGGEDAFCMTYGDGVSDVDIATSISFHRSHGKIATLTSIQPVARFGSLGFVGTEVHSFHEKLGDEGGWVNGGFFVLSPKVFSYITDDRQMFEREPIESLVADREVHAFFHRGFWQPMDTVRDKQYLEELWSSGKAPWKTW from the coding sequence ATGAAAGCGGTTATCCTTGCCGGCGGTCTCGGCACCCGTATCAGTGAAGAGACGTCGGTTCGTCCCAAGCCGATGGTTGAGATCGGCGGACTCCCTATCCTGTGGCATATCCTCAAACTGTACTCGACTCATGGGATCAATGATTTCATCATTTGCTGCGGCTACAAGGGCTATGTGATCAAGGAGTATTTTGCTAACTACTTCCTGCACACTTCGAACGTGACCTTCGATATGAAGGACAATAAGATGACGGTTCATGGCTCCTTGGCTGAGCCATGGCGTGTCACACTGGTTGATACGGGGGATGCAACAGGAACAGGTGGGCGATTGAAGCGTATTGCGCCCTACGTGGGAGGCGAAGACGCCTTCTGCATGACCTATGGCGATGGGGTCTCCGACGTTGATATTGCGACCTCTATCTCGTTTCATCGCTCTCACGGTAAGATCGCTACACTTACGAGCATCCAGCCAGTAGCCCGGTTCGGCTCTCTAGGTTTTGTCGGCACCGAAGTGCACTCTTTTCACGAGAAGCTAGGGGATGAGGGTGGTTGGGTTAATGGCGGTTTCTTCGTCCTGTCGCCCAAGGTTTTTTCCTACATCACTGATGACAGGCAAATGTTCGAGCGAGAACCGATCGAGTCGTTAGTTGCCGATAGGGAGGTCCACGCTTTCTTCCATCGGGGTTTCTGGCAGCCTATGGATACAGTTCGCGATAAACAATACCTCGAAGAGCTATGGAGCTCCGGGAAGGCGCCGTGGAAGACTTGGTGA
- the rfbG gene encoding CDP-glucose 4,6-dehydratase: MNDNNVFLHREQRPADKPDLNSAWRGRRVFLTGHTGFKGGWLGLWLARLGANVRGYALEPSTETNLFTVARVSSVVEDVRGDIRDAAKLDAAMREFAPDVVFHLAAQPLVRYSYEDPIGTFETNVIGTARVLDSVRRTSSVRAVVSVTTDKCYENKEWVWSYRETDPLGGYDPYSSSKACAEIVSAAYRQSYFPTGRLGKPHGHQVAIATARAGNVIGGGDWSPDRLIPDLVNGFISGKPALIRSPHSIRPWQHVLEPLHGYICLAEQLLTGDPQYATAYNFGPIEDDARPVSWIAERMAGLWGGGASWVLDEEPSPHEAGYLKLDASRARAELGWVPLLRLDGALDFLVQWYRAWQSGADMHNFTLGQIENYMPLLAGAPGTSWIV, translated from the coding sequence GTGAACGATAATAATGTGTTTCTACATCGCGAGCAGCGCCCAGCAGACAAGCCGGATCTAAATTCCGCATGGCGTGGGCGACGCGTGTTTCTCACTGGCCATACTGGATTCAAGGGTGGATGGCTAGGCCTGTGGCTGGCGCGGCTCGGTGCGAATGTCCGAGGCTATGCGCTGGAACCCAGCACGGAAACGAACCTCTTTACGGTAGCCAGAGTCAGCTCTGTGGTCGAGGACGTTCGAGGCGATATTCGTGATGCTGCAAAGCTTGATGCGGCTATGCGCGAGTTCGCTCCTGACGTTGTCTTCCACCTCGCCGCCCAACCCCTTGTTCGTTATTCCTACGAAGATCCCATCGGCACTTTCGAAACCAACGTCATCGGGACGGCCCGTGTGCTGGATAGTGTTCGTCGCACGTCGAGCGTTCGTGCGGTCGTGTCCGTGACAACTGATAAATGCTATGAAAATAAGGAATGGGTGTGGTCCTACCGTGAAACCGACCCGTTGGGAGGATACGATCCCTACAGCAGCAGTAAAGCTTGCGCAGAGATTGTCAGCGCAGCCTATAGGCAGTCGTATTTTCCCACCGGTAGGCTAGGAAAGCCACATGGTCATCAAGTAGCTATTGCGACTGCTCGCGCTGGTAATGTTATTGGCGGAGGCGACTGGTCTCCCGACCGTCTTATCCCCGATCTGGTTAACGGATTCATCTCAGGTAAACCAGCCCTGATCCGCAGTCCGCATTCTATTCGTCCATGGCAACACGTTCTCGAGCCACTTCATGGCTATATCTGTCTCGCGGAGCAACTGCTAACAGGTGATCCGCAATACGCGACGGCTTACAACTTCGGTCCAATCGAAGACGATGCCCGGCCTGTCTCTTGGATAGCGGAGCGGATGGCAGGATTATGGGGAGGAGGCGCATCTTGGGTATTGGACGAGGAACCGAGCCCGCATGAAGCTGGATATCTAAAATTAGACGCCAGTCGCGCACGCGCAGAACTGGGTTGGGTTCCTCTCCTTCGCCTCGATGGCGCGCTTGATTTTCTTGTGCAGTGGTATCGAGCATGGCAGTCTGGAGCGGATATGCACAACTTTACCTTGGGCCAGATCGAAAACTATATGCCTCTTCTAGCTGGGGCTCCTGGAACCTCTTGGATCGTATGA
- a CDS encoding capsule assembly Wzi family protein, whose translation MVASSQGSRDFSNLQITAMDVTLKKLWPPLLSAVFLALPLQPCLSQNAAPHAAFGSSELPDAPQPQNPPLPSEIHPNSRSTEPEDITLAGTPKRLLNDQKAIWTSPLRLKPSDGIWLAPFGAATGMLMGSDHHTMTHLIDMNDDSRNKADTLSNGALVGIAAAPASMYLWSLFNHAPQAHETALLTGEALANSLAVSEVLKFTFRRDRPLTNNAQGKFFSSAWNDGSFPSNHAVMAWSMASVLGSEYPGWLSRTAVYGLASTVSVSRVLAEQHFPSDVLVGSVAGWLIGQYVYKAHHNYNLNPYDSPPLPKNYVAHINPQPGSTPLSLPTPPPPPQFGLPPDPIQHRPPALFDADPDTIGSTNVPMDSWIYPALERLAALGLIPTQNAAIRPWTRQECLRQLRQAQEISDRIDSSSPRLVAEAQRLMTDLDRELANESTSYQEVALESVYARYGTIAGPALNDSFHFGQTWWNDFGRPQGRGSNAIAGFSIRAHYGRLFFYTREEYQHSPGVSEQSAERTALINQLDRIQSDDPYIQPPVARAAYERQRPIEMYAGYAFSGNALSFGKQQLYWGPTTMGPLSFSNNSEPTYSLRFVAARPHPLPLVPSWGTYRFDIVLGKLSGHSYPARPWYNGQKVSFNFGDNLEMSFTRWSVFWGVGHPITFHSFKDNIFSFNSTGSYVGNGAAPYGDRLDPGDRKSNFDFRYKPPFLGKIVTLYADAYSDDDPNPISAPRRAAWNPGIYFARLPWLPHVDLRVEAASSQGLVRDFGGQHFFMNNQYLDSNTNKGFLLGNAVGRDGRAIEARSGYWFSSRTRVEAGYRQNKIANGFLPAGGTITDGFINGSLAINRHWTAQLFLQHERFLIPSYMAGSQHNTSGWFQLTWNPNFSIQK comes from the coding sequence ATGGTAGCCTCCTCTCAGGGGTCGCGTGATTTCAGCAACCTCCAAATCACTGCCATGGATGTGACCCTGAAGAAGCTCTGGCCGCCGTTGTTGTCTGCAGTTTTCCTTGCACTCCCCCTTCAACCCTGCCTCTCTCAGAACGCCGCACCTCACGCCGCCTTCGGTTCTTCCGAGCTTCCCGACGCGCCCCAACCGCAGAACCCTCCGCTCCCGAGCGAGATTCATCCGAACTCCCGCTCCACCGAGCCCGAAGACATTACTCTCGCCGGAACGCCCAAGCGCCTGCTGAACGATCAGAAAGCCATCTGGACCAGCCCGCTACGCCTCAAACCCAGCGATGGAATCTGGCTTGCCCCCTTCGGGGCCGCCACCGGAATGTTGATGGGAAGCGATCACCACACCATGACGCACCTGATCGACATGAACGACGATTCACGGAACAAAGCCGACACGCTCTCCAACGGAGCGCTTGTCGGCATAGCCGCCGCGCCCGCTTCCATGTATCTATGGAGCCTCTTCAACCACGCTCCACAGGCTCATGAGACAGCACTCCTCACTGGAGAGGCTCTTGCCAACTCACTCGCCGTTAGCGAAGTCCTGAAATTCACCTTCCGCCGCGATCGTCCGCTGACCAACAATGCGCAGGGCAAGTTCTTCAGCTCCGCCTGGAACGACGGCTCCTTCCCTTCGAACCATGCGGTCATGGCCTGGTCCATGGCCTCAGTTCTCGGCTCTGAATACCCCGGCTGGTTATCGCGAACCGCGGTGTACGGTCTGGCAAGCACTGTCAGTGTCAGCCGTGTTCTCGCCGAGCAGCACTTTCCCTCCGACGTTCTCGTCGGCAGCGTAGCAGGCTGGTTGATCGGCCAGTACGTCTATAAAGCGCACCATAACTACAACCTCAATCCCTACGATTCCCCGCCGCTGCCGAAGAACTACGTCGCTCACATCAATCCGCAACCAGGCTCTACCCCGCTTTCTCTTCCCACTCCACCACCACCACCACAGTTCGGCCTGCCTCCTGACCCCATCCAGCACCGGCCTCCAGCGCTCTTCGATGCAGATCCAGACACCATCGGCTCCACCAACGTGCCGATGGACAGCTGGATCTACCCCGCGCTCGAGCGACTCGCCGCTCTCGGCCTAATCCCGACGCAGAACGCAGCCATCCGCCCCTGGACGCGACAGGAGTGCCTCCGACAGCTACGCCAAGCCCAGGAGATCTCCGACCGTATCGACAGCTCAAGTCCGAGGCTTGTTGCAGAAGCTCAGCGATTGATGACCGACCTCGACCGCGAACTCGCAAACGAATCGACTTCCTACCAGGAAGTCGCACTTGAATCCGTTTACGCACGCTATGGAACGATCGCCGGCCCCGCGCTCAATGATAGCTTTCACTTCGGCCAGACCTGGTGGAACGACTTTGGCCGTCCGCAGGGTCGCGGCTCAAATGCCATTGCTGGTTTCTCAATCCGTGCCCACTACGGCCGCCTCTTCTTCTACACCCGCGAGGAGTACCAACATAGCCCTGGAGTTTCGGAGCAATCTGCGGAAAGAACAGCTTTGATCAACCAATTGGATCGCATCCAAAGCGACGATCCCTACATTCAGCCTCCAGTTGCAAGGGCTGCCTATGAACGACAGCGCCCCATTGAGATGTATGCAGGCTACGCCTTTTCCGGTAACGCACTCTCTTTCGGGAAACAACAATTGTATTGGGGGCCAACAACAATGGGCCCACTTTCCTTCTCAAATAACTCAGAACCAACTTACAGCTTGCGTTTTGTCGCCGCGCGCCCACACCCGCTTCCTCTCGTCCCATCATGGGGAACCTATCGATTTGATATTGTTCTTGGCAAACTCTCCGGTCACTCTTATCCTGCACGGCCCTGGTACAACGGCCAAAAAGTATCGTTTAATTTTGGCGACAACTTGGAAATGAGTTTCACTCGCTGGTCCGTTTTCTGGGGGGTCGGACATCCCATTACCTTCCACAGTTTTAAAGACAACATCTTTAGCTTCAACTCAACAGGAAGCTATGTTGGCAATGGAGCTGCTCCCTATGGAGACCGTCTGGATCCCGGTGACCGCAAGAGCAACTTTGACTTCCGATACAAACCGCCATTTCTAGGCAAAATCGTCACTCTGTACGCCGATGCTTACTCTGACGACGATCCCAACCCCATCTCCGCACCCCGGCGTGCCGCTTGGAATCCTGGAATTTATTTTGCGAGGCTTCCATGGCTTCCACACGTGGATTTACGCGTCGAAGCAGCTAGCTCTCAAGGGCTCGTTCGTGACTTTGGAGGGCAGCATTTCTTTATGAATAACCAGTATCTCGATAGCAATACTAACAAAGGCTTTCTACTGGGAAATGCGGTGGGACGAGATGGTCGCGCTATTGAGGCTCGCAGCGGTTATTGGTTCTCTTCCAGAACCCGAGTTGAGGCAGGATATCGTCAGAACAAAATTGCAAATGGCTTTCTGCCAGCAGGAGGAACCATTACAGATGGTTTTATTAATGGTTCCTTAGCTATCAATCGCCATTGGACAGCTCAGCTTTTCCTGCAACACGAACGGTTTCTTATCCCATCGTATATGGCGGGTTCACAGCACAACACCAGTGGCTGGTTTCAGCTCACATGGAACCCTAACTTCTCGATCCAGAAATAG
- a CDS encoding TonB-dependent receptor: MTAQTLNATLRGTAEDNTGAVVAGVEVTLLEPATGQTVRRATTTVSGDFEFNELKPGTYELRGTAKGFRAFVAKNIVLDSGQVRRLDMQFALGQAEEEVTVSAGAAVITTESSTIADLFTAKQHEQSPQVTVYPSTWYQLTTLAGVQGGKYPPVANGEQQSQQSQTFDGIPNDLNGIQNNNANFYEQVAATLFNAPAESAVPVQLSSVTKRGANAFHGKATYRIYSSALNAQGYFDTQKTPYLQHEWDLEASGPIWKDHTFFYGGWFAQRIPLGTSYRTSVPTTAWRNGVFSSTIIDPTTGLPFPNNTIPANRISSVSAAIQNTYYPSPNVATNEPVNNYSYQFPFNSDLYRGDWPIVRVDHNLTKNNSVFVRWQLRQTPYVLSANGIPGIFWTRNRKHSQWAAGDTHIFSPTIVNNFRFGYSTDNIVDGDSQGGQTPFDGSKVLTAVGLQGANPSNLTGQGFPTINITGLTSLSNVSGGTKGDNHILTLNDAVDWQRGKHSWKFGGSFMHYRNFYGVVPNYGTFAFDGSITGKGLNPTADNAYADFLLGLPQNSQRVNPLGNREMTLNEYGIYAEDSFKVTRKLTLNYGVRWDLYGTPSAGDHLAYNWDPSTGNVIVDSKGIGKVSPLYPSNITVVPGQVQAIMDKSNIAPRIGAAYSITDHSVIRGGYGIYTSRFDDGSGNFNNFLPINPQLGSTGPFAISESYQNAITNGAPLLSFPNPYPSSTASSKAPGQSVNGYERGISHGRIHQFSVSYEHEIARIGLRASYLGSRSTGLNYSVNVDLPRPGTIPFSSTGTDPKGNPCNPPNQQPICITRPFPQFTSAKMLKFDGGAHYDALQLAANRRTGDLTFSGSYSYTHSTVNYLDTENPYDVLSHWTNDGVTRRHYSSVSMVWALPFGKNKRYLTNSGDMVNRAVGGWSTSVATYLASGLWFSPKFDGVDSSNTGTVGGLPDKIGDPTSVPGGKNKNNWFNMAAFAVPQPGHFGNALPNSLEGQRLYQTHVSLSKSTAITERVHFNFVMQVSNLFNHPQFLNPSGDISTQSGNQFTSQYGTFDSLESGQVRQITFLGGFTF; the protein is encoded by the coding sequence TTGACAGCTCAGACCCTGAACGCAACTTTACGTGGAACGGCTGAGGACAATACCGGTGCCGTTGTGGCTGGAGTAGAGGTCACTCTTCTGGAACCGGCTACCGGGCAGACAGTGCGGCGCGCTACGACGACTGTGAGCGGAGACTTCGAATTCAACGAACTGAAGCCTGGCACTTATGAGTTGCGCGGTACCGCGAAAGGCTTTAGAGCGTTTGTAGCGAAAAACATTGTTCTGGATAGCGGACAGGTTCGGCGTCTGGATATGCAGTTCGCTCTGGGACAAGCTGAGGAGGAGGTGACGGTATCGGCGGGAGCGGCCGTTATCACTACAGAGTCCTCGACGATTGCCGACCTGTTTACGGCGAAACAGCACGAACAGTCGCCACAGGTCACGGTATATCCGAGCACATGGTATCAGCTGACGACGCTGGCAGGTGTGCAGGGCGGCAAGTATCCTCCGGTCGCCAACGGCGAGCAGCAGTCTCAACAGTCCCAGACGTTCGATGGTATTCCGAATGACCTGAATGGAATCCAGAACAACAATGCCAATTTCTATGAACAGGTGGCGGCGACGCTGTTCAATGCACCAGCGGAAAGCGCAGTTCCAGTGCAGTTGAGCTCGGTCACGAAACGTGGAGCCAATGCCTTTCACGGGAAGGCCACGTACAGGATCTACAGTTCGGCGCTGAATGCGCAGGGTTATTTTGATACGCAGAAGACGCCTTATCTGCAGCATGAGTGGGACCTTGAGGCATCGGGCCCGATCTGGAAAGACCACACCTTCTTTTATGGCGGATGGTTTGCGCAGCGCATTCCTCTGGGCACGTCTTACCGAACGAGCGTTCCGACCACGGCATGGCGGAATGGCGTGTTCTCGTCGACGATTATTGATCCCACAACGGGACTGCCGTTTCCGAACAATACGATTCCGGCGAATCGCATCAGTTCGGTTTCAGCAGCGATACAGAACACCTACTACCCCTCTCCGAATGTTGCGACCAATGAACCCGTCAACAACTACTCGTATCAGTTTCCATTCAACAGTGATCTGTATCGCGGAGACTGGCCGATTGTGCGTGTCGACCATAATTTGACGAAGAACAACTCCGTGTTCGTCCGCTGGCAGTTGCGACAGACTCCTTATGTTTTGAGTGCCAACGGCATCCCTGGGATCTTCTGGACGCGAAATCGAAAACACAGCCAGTGGGCTGCCGGCGACACACATATCTTTTCTCCGACGATTGTGAACAACTTCCGGTTCGGATACTCGACAGACAACATCGTGGATGGTGATTCTCAGGGCGGGCAGACTCCGTTTGATGGAAGCAAGGTGCTGACCGCCGTTGGGCTTCAGGGCGCGAATCCAAGCAACCTGACAGGGCAAGGTTTTCCGACGATCAACATTACAGGTCTTACTTCCCTGTCAAACGTATCTGGAGGCACCAAGGGGGATAATCATATCCTTACGCTGAACGATGCCGTCGATTGGCAGCGAGGGAAACATTCATGGAAGTTCGGCGGGAGCTTCATGCACTACCGTAATTTCTACGGAGTGGTTCCGAACTACGGAACGTTTGCCTTCGACGGATCCATTACAGGCAAAGGTCTCAACCCAACTGCCGATAATGCCTATGCAGACTTTCTGCTCGGGTTGCCGCAAAATAGTCAACGCGTTAATCCTCTTGGAAACCGCGAGATGACACTCAATGAGTATGGCATTTACGCGGAAGACTCCTTCAAGGTGACCCGCAAACTGACGCTAAACTACGGTGTGCGTTGGGATCTGTACGGCACACCCTCTGCCGGAGACCACCTGGCCTATAACTGGGACCCGTCAACAGGCAATGTCATTGTTGATTCAAAGGGCATCGGAAAAGTAAGCCCATTGTATCCATCAAACATCACCGTAGTGCCGGGCCAGGTGCAGGCCATTATGGACAAGAGCAACATTGCTCCCCGCATTGGCGCAGCATATTCGATCACCGATCATTCAGTTATTCGCGGAGGTTATGGCATCTATACCTCCCGCTTTGATGACGGCAGCGGCAACTTTAACAACTTCCTACCCATCAATCCGCAACTAGGCTCCACGGGACCGTTTGCGATCAGCGAGAGCTATCAGAACGCAATCACTAACGGGGCTCCGCTACTTTCCTTTCCGAATCCCTATCCTTCGAGCACCGCGAGCTCAAAAGCTCCGGGCCAGAGCGTGAATGGATATGAGCGCGGCATCAGCCATGGACGGATTCATCAGTTCAGCGTGAGTTATGAGCACGAGATTGCGCGAATTGGCCTTCGCGCTTCCTATCTCGGGTCACGCAGCACGGGGTTGAACTACAGCGTGAATGTAGATCTCCCGCGGCCGGGGACGATTCCTTTCAGCTCAACAGGGACAGACCCAAAAGGGAATCCCTGTAATCCACCAAATCAACAACCCATTTGCATCACAAGACCATTTCCACAGTTTACTTCTGCCAAGATGCTCAAGTTTGATGGAGGAGCGCACTATGATGCTTTACAACTGGCAGCTAATCGCAGAACGGGCGATCTGACCTTCAGCGGTAGCTACTCATACACACACAGCACAGTGAACTATCTCGACACGGAGAATCCGTACGATGTGTTGAGCCACTGGACCAATGATGGCGTGACCCGTCGGCACTACTCTTCAGTCAGCATGGTGTGGGCATTGCCGTTCGGAAAAAACAAGCGTTATCTGACCAATAGCGGAGACATGGTGAATCGTGCCGTTGGAGGATGGTCGACCAGTGTAGCAACCTATCTTGCCTCTGGTTTGTGGTTCTCACCTAAATTCGATGGTGTCGATTCATCGAATACGGGAACTGTTGGAGGTCTGCCGGACAAGATAGGCGATCCAACCAGCGTTCCTGGTGGCAAGAATAAAAACAACTGGTTCAATATGGCGGCGTTTGCAGTTCCGCAGCCGGGGCACTTTGGAAATGCGTTGCCGAACAGTCTGGAAGGGCAACGTCTGTACCAGACACACGTTTCTCTCTCGAAGTCGACTGCAATTACAGAGAGAGTGCACTTCAACTTTGTGATGCAGGTATCGAACCTGTTCAATCATCCGCAGTTCCTGAATCCGAGTGGAGATATTTCAACACAAAGTGGAAATCAATTTACGAGTCAGTATGGAACGTTTGATTCTCTGGAGAGTGGGCAGGTACGGCAGATCACCTTTTTGGGAGGGTTCACCTTCTAA
- the rpiA gene encoding ribose-5-phosphate isomerase RpiA, which yields MTSEEQARLKQQAAERALGLVESGMTVGLGSGSTATLWIKLLGEKVRKGELKIRAIASSEDSEKLGRSYGIPFTNFDETKELDLTVDGADEVAPGLALIKGGGGKLLREKIVASASKRFVVVADGSKQVEKLGKFPLPVEVIPMAEPLVNEALRKLGFTPKVRVNPDGSQYITDEGNLILDCSGVLMDDPTVIGAKLDSIVGVVEHGLFLGMANLALIAEEGGVVERTR from the coding sequence ATGACGTCAGAAGAGCAGGCGCGTTTGAAGCAGCAGGCAGCGGAGCGGGCGTTAGGGCTGGTGGAATCGGGCATGACGGTGGGGCTGGGTTCCGGCTCGACTGCGACGCTGTGGATCAAGCTGCTGGGCGAGAAGGTTCGCAAGGGTGAACTGAAGATCCGCGCAATTGCCAGTTCGGAAGACAGCGAGAAGCTGGGCCGAAGCTACGGGATTCCATTTACAAATTTTGATGAGACGAAGGAACTGGACCTAACAGTGGATGGGGCCGACGAAGTTGCGCCGGGACTGGCACTGATCAAAGGCGGCGGAGGCAAGCTGCTGCGGGAGAAGATTGTGGCCAGCGCGTCGAAGCGATTCGTGGTGGTGGCGGATGGATCAAAGCAGGTGGAGAAGCTGGGGAAATTTCCGTTGCCGGTCGAAGTGATTCCGATGGCTGAGCCGTTGGTGAATGAGGCGTTGCGGAAGCTTGGGTTTACGCCGAAGGTGCGGGTGAATCCGGATGGGTCGCAGTACATCACAGATGAAGGGAATCTGATTCTGGATTGTTCCGGCGTGCTGATGGACGATCCTACTGTGATCGGTGCCAAGCTGGATTCGATTGTGGGCGTCGTAGAACACGGGCTCTTTCTGGGGATGGCGAATTTGGCGCTGATCGCAGAAGAGGGTGGGGTTGTGGAGCGGACGCGCTAG
- a CDS encoding DUF2059 domain-containing protein, which produces MKRLSLFLLLVSLPLFSGAQTASSTASGNDSAKNAKVEELIRITKLDQLMTQMSTQMTARMKQAAAQQNARHPYTPDQQKAVDDYIAQIQKITQDAVSWDKVKSQVTTIYTETYTDSELDGILNFYRSPSGQAFISKSPQLMTKTMQLVNEQMTTVQPQIQKANEDFAHKMQELSSTPAPAPQSSQPAPATQPKATQPK; this is translated from the coding sequence ATGAAACGTCTCTCCCTCTTCTTACTCCTGGTCTCGCTTCCTCTCTTTTCGGGCGCGCAAACCGCTTCCTCCACCGCATCAGGCAATGACTCTGCCAAGAACGCCAAGGTTGAGGAGCTCATCCGCATCACCAAGCTCGATCAGCTCATGACGCAGATGAGCACGCAGATGACCGCCCGGATGAAGCAGGCCGCAGCTCAGCAGAATGCGCGACACCCCTACACTCCCGATCAGCAGAAGGCTGTCGACGACTACATCGCACAGATCCAGAAGATCACCCAGGACGCTGTCTCCTGGGATAAAGTCAAATCGCAGGTCACCACCATCTACACGGAGACCTATACAGACAGCGAGCTCGATGGCATCCTCAACTTCTACCGCTCACCCTCCGGCCAGGCGTTCATCTCCAAGTCGCCACAGCTGATGACCAAGACCATGCAGTTGGTCAATGAGCAGATGACCACTGTACAGCCGCAGATCCAGAAGGCCAACGAAGATTTCGCGCATAAGATGCAGGAGCTCTCCTCTACCCCGGCGCCTGCACCGCAATCCAGCCAGCCCGCGCCTGCGACCCAGCCCAAAGCAACTCAACCCAAATAA